AGACGCAGTCCGCGCTGTTGGAGGCCATGCAGGAGCGCGCCGTGTCGCTCGAAGGCCGCAACCTCCAGCTGTCGCCCATGTTCACGGTGTTCGCCACGCAGAACCCGGTGGAGTCGGAAGGCACGTACCCGCTCCCCGAGGCGCAGCTGGACCGCTTCCTCCTGAAGATCGACGTGGGCTACCCCGCGCCGGAGGAGGAGGACGCCATCCTCGAATCCGTGCACCGGGGCTTCGATTCAGGCGACCTGGCGCGCGCGGGCGTGAACGCGGCGGTGACGAAGGACGACCTGCTCCAGACGCGCGCGGCGCTCAACACGGTGAACGTGGAGCCGCCGGTCCTGGGCTACATCCGCAAGCTGGTGGCCGCGACGCGCGGGTCGCCCAACATCCGTCTGGGCGCGGGGCCGCGCGCGGGCGTGCACCTGCTGCTCGCGTCGAAGGCGCTGGCGGCGCTCAGGGGCCGCGACTTCGTGACTCCGGACGACGTGCGCTTCCTGGTGGGCCCGGTGCTGCGCCACCGCCTGCTCCTGTCGCCGGACGCGGAGCTGGACGGGGCCACGTCCGCGGACGTGCTGCGCGAGGTGGTCCAGGGCGTCGAGGTCCCCCGGTGATTCCCTCCGAGCGCCTGTGGGGGCTGCTTGCCCTGCTCGCGCTGCCCATGGCGCTGGCGGGCTTCTTCCCGGGCCTGGGCGGCGCGGTGCTGGCGCTGGACGCGCTGGCCGTGGCGCTGGCCGCGTTCGACTTCCTCCAGGCCCGCCGCGTGCGGCTGGAGGTGGAGCGCAAGCTGCCGGAGCGCCTCAACGTGGGCGTGGCCAATCGCGTCGAGCTGCGGCTGGTGCACCGGGGCGGAGGCACGGTGGAGGTGCGCGTGAAGGACGACGCGCCGCCGTCGTTCACCACGGAGCCCTCGGAGGCCACGCTGCGCCTCACGCCGGACAGCCAGACGCAGTGGGTGTACCGGGCCACGCCCGCGAAGCGCGGCAAGTTCAGCTTCGGCGCCGTGCACGTGCGCGTGCGCGGTCCGCTGGGGCTCATGTCGCACGAGCGCACCTTCCCGGCTGAACGCTCGGTGTCGGTGTACCCGGACCTGCGAGGAGCCCGGCGGCTGCTCTTGTCCGGCGCGGCGCTGGACCTGGTGAACCTGGGCCTGCGGCAGCTGCGGCGCGACGGCCAGGGCAGTGAGTTCGCGCGCCTGCGCGACTACGCCCAGGGCGACAGCGTGCGCGACGTGGACTGGAAGGCCACCGCGCGCCGGGGCAGGCCGGTGACGCGGGTGCTGGAGTCGGAGCGCTCGCAGGCGCTGATCATCTGCGTGGACGCGGGGCGCTCCATGGCGGCCCAGGTGGACGGCCTCACCAAGCTGGATCACGCGGTGAACGCGGCGCTGTTCCTCGCCTTCGTGGCCATCCGCAACGGGGACCGCGTGGGCCTGGCGCTCTTCGCGGACGGAGTGAAGGCCTACCTGCCGCCCGCAGCGGGCCGGGGCCAGTACCGCAAGCTGGTGGACACGCTCTACTCCGCGACGCCCAGCCTCACCTACGTGGACTACCTGGCGCTCT
This DNA window, taken from Corallococcus coralloides DSM 2259, encodes the following:
- a CDS encoding DUF58 domain-containing protein, producing MIPSERLWGLLALLALPMALAGFFPGLGGAVLALDALAVALAAFDFLQARRVRLEVERKLPERLNVGVANRVELRLVHRGGGTVEVRVKDDAPPSFTTEPSEATLRLTPDSQTQWVYRATPAKRGKFSFGAVHVRVRGPLGLMSHERTFPAERSVSVYPDLRGARRLLLSGAALDLVNLGLRQLRRDGQGSEFARLRDYAQGDSVRDVDWKATARRGRPVTRVLESERSQALIICVDAGRSMAAQVDGLTKLDHAVNAALFLAFVAIRNGDRVGLALFADGVKAYLPPAAGRGQYRKLVDTLYSATPSLTYVDYLALFKELNVRLNRRSLLCVFTDFLDEEQAGTLVAPLHRLARRHVPLCLSVKDTALQKLLRTPPSGPEEAFQHAVASELLTDREVLKARVSRGGVQMLDVAPDELSLAAVNRYLDIKARGVL
- a CDS encoding AAA family ATPase gives rise to the protein MNAPFSPPPFPDTGNAVRSANAIREGVLAEVRKAVVGQDEPLELMLCGLVAGGHILLEGVPGVAKTLMAKALSRSVGADFKRIQFTPDLMPADILGTSVFDLKSQAFVLARGPIFTDLLLADEINRAPAKTQSALLEAMQERAVSLEGRNLQLSPMFTVFATQNPVESEGTYPLPEAQLDRFLLKIDVGYPAPEEEDAILESVHRGFDSGDLARAGVNAAVTKDDLLQTRAALNTVNVEPPVLGYIRKLVAATRGSPNIRLGAGPRAGVHLLLASKALAALRGRDFVTPDDVRFLVGPVLRHRLLLSPDAELDGATSADVLREVVQGVEVPR